One stretch of Pandoraea oxalativorans DNA includes these proteins:
- a CDS encoding GNAT family N-acetyltransferase, with protein MTDSTLEVRAIKREDFDAWRPLWDGYNRFYGRFDATALPEHITRTTWSRFFDGYEPMHAIIAKRGQHMLGLVHFLYHRSTTMEGPICYLQDLFTVEAARGQGVGRALIEAVYAHAKASNSSRVYWHTHETNLTAMRLYDDVAEKPGFVMYRKNL; from the coding sequence ATGACCGATTCGACGCTTGAAGTCCGCGCCATTAAGCGGGAAGATTTCGACGCATGGCGGCCGCTGTGGGATGGCTACAACCGCTTCTACGGCCGCTTCGATGCAACGGCGCTTCCGGAGCACATTACGCGCACAACCTGGTCACGCTTCTTCGATGGGTATGAGCCCATGCACGCGATCATCGCCAAACGTGGCCAACACATGCTCGGTCTCGTTCACTTCCTCTATCACCGCAGCACGACGATGGAAGGGCCGATCTGCTACCTACAAGATTTGTTCACCGTCGAAGCGGCGCGCGGGCAAGGGGTAGGCCGCGCGCTGATCGAAGCCGTCTACGCACACGCGAAGGCATCCAATTCGTCGCGGGTGTACTGGCACACGCACGAAACGAACCTCACCGCCATGCGGCTTTACGACGACGTCGCCGAGAAGCCGGGCTTCGTCATGTACCGCAAGAACCTTTGA
- a CDS encoding DUF4157 domain-containing protein: MQTLVDASPRMVAQRQRMQTLFGEQDTSSEHQPVQRAASASDRADGLPVGLKQGIESLSGQRMDHVRVHYNSSRPAQMQAHAYAQDSDIHLAPGQEQHLPHEAWHVVQQAQGRVKPTMQMADGQSLNDDVGLEAEADAMGSRAAAVGLSGASSSLSANVEHPATSEGASDGAPRQLSIARPDSATSALVQRVKIKSTEEPKTFVPTSYATLMGIEDFSQALPVTNYQRRFPEPDALKTLIDETWKDREFHNIKALTAAINAEIRGAKAEAREKRNEDEAPKIQEKVTRYQSATSEDAWEGDWEAFAAEMIPLSKSLAGIVEARKALLICYRLALVAKFNRDIARAFIRRVVDIGQAFKTRQPYDWHGIAATLSMITSDLQGTPKDYSPFGGPRFDAFYGVSKQGGIPLSFLGITSELDAILNVHPDELAEGEMVFSGSKYTDADNAEMNKDVDVSYIDGAGVLHLIENGKDMNTLKNKTSGKQDQKTIYKYLSQKSTSLVHTAKAPLTPTQASRNQITGVRWWYSIPPEALNLHDLSSEDKATLAAVAAAGAGLRSGDIRLTRDQLFGLSRS; encoded by the coding sequence ATGCAGACGCTGGTCGATGCCAGTCCGCGCATGGTCGCGCAACGGCAGCGGATGCAGACATTATTCGGCGAGCAGGACACGTCGTCGGAACATCAGCCTGTACAGCGCGCGGCCTCGGCATCGGATCGAGCTGACGGTTTGCCAGTCGGACTCAAACAGGGCATCGAATCCCTATCCGGCCAGCGCATGGATCACGTGCGCGTGCATTACAACTCGTCCCGACCGGCGCAGATGCAGGCCCACGCGTATGCGCAAGATAGCGACATTCACCTTGCGCCCGGCCAGGAACAGCATTTACCGCACGAGGCATGGCACGTCGTGCAGCAGGCTCAGGGCCGCGTAAAACCCACGATGCAGATGGCCGACGGCCAATCGCTGAACGACGACGTCGGCCTGGAAGCTGAAGCGGACGCGATGGGAAGCCGTGCCGCAGCCGTCGGTCTCTCCGGTGCGTCGTCCTCTCTATCGGCGAACGTCGAGCATCCCGCCACTTCCGAGGGGGCTAGTGACGGCGCCCCGCGGCAACTCTCTATCGCCCGCCCCGATTCGGCAACGTCAGCGCTTGTTCAGCGCGTCAAGATCAAGAGCACCGAAGAGCCCAAGACCTTCGTTCCCACGAGCTACGCCACACTGATGGGAATTGAGGACTTCTCTCAAGCACTGCCAGTCACAAACTATCAACGTCGGTTCCCGGAGCCCGACGCCCTGAAAACACTGATCGATGAGACCTGGAAAGATCGCGAATTCCACAACATCAAGGCACTGACGGCCGCGATTAATGCCGAGATCCGTGGCGCTAAGGCCGAGGCGCGGGAAAAGCGCAATGAAGATGAGGCGCCGAAGATTCAGGAGAAGGTGACGAGGTATCAGTCGGCGACGTCGGAGGATGCGTGGGAAGGTGACTGGGAGGCCTTTGCGGCGGAAATGATTCCGCTGAGCAAATCGCTCGCAGGCATTGTCGAGGCTAGAAAGGCCTTGCTGATCTGCTACCGATTGGCGCTTGTTGCGAAATTTAATCGCGATATTGCCCGTGCGTTCATCCGTCGGGTCGTAGACATAGGACAAGCCTTCAAGACCCGGCAGCCATACGACTGGCACGGCATTGCCGCGACGCTCAGCATGATCACCAGCGATCTGCAAGGTACGCCGAAGGACTACAGCCCATTTGGCGGACCGCGCTTTGACGCTTTCTACGGCGTCTCAAAGCAAGGGGGGATTCCGCTGTCCTTCCTGGGCATTACGTCTGAGCTTGACGCCATCCTTAACGTTCACCCCGACGAACTTGCCGAAGGTGAGATGGTCTTCAGCGGCTCGAAGTACACCGATGCGGATAACGCCGAAATGAACAAGGATGTCGACGTGTCGTATATCGACGGTGCGGGGGTGCTGCATCTGATCGAGAACGGCAAAGACATGAATACGCTGAAAAACAAGACCTCGGGCAAGCAGGACCAGAAGACGATTTACAAGTACCTTTCGCAAAAATCGACGTCGCTGGTGCACACCGCGAAAGCACCGCTGACGCCCACGCAAGCATCTCGCAATCAGATTACCGGTGTGCGGTGGTGGTACTCGATCCCGCCTGAGGCTTTGAATTTGCACGACCTTTCGTCGGAAGACAAGGCGACGCTCGCGGCGGTGGCTGCCGCCGGAGCGGGATTGCGTAGCGGCGATATCCGCCTGACGCGGGACCAACTTTTCGGACTCAGCCGATCCTGA
- a CDS encoding ISL3 family transposase encodes MLDRKLLESLGGWQGYAVERVEWPEGTGRTLSIYLKPTAKVMLCEQCGARCRQVHETTVRRVRDLPLFEYRVVLHVPRRRLLCEQCGGPRLERLTWLGRYQRVTDRLAAACSQLLQSSNVQAVARFFELGWHTVKTLDKARLRASVREPDWSRIEYLAMDEFALHKGHRYATVVVDPISRQVLWIGPGRSRETARAFFEQLPRGVAQRIKAVAIDMTTAYELEIQAHCPRAEIVYDLFHVVAKYGREVIDRVRVDQANQLRQDRPARRVIKSSRWLLLRNRDKLDRQQAVRLDELLQANQPLLTVYVLRDELKRLWFYRRPAWAKQAWHHWCEQAEQSGIAPLNTFAQRLKGYLHGILARCRHRLNTSIVEGINNTIKVIKRRAYGYRDQEYFFLKIRAAFPGNAQ; translated from the coding sequence ATGCTGGATCGCAAGCTGCTGGAGTCGCTGGGAGGCTGGCAGGGCTATGCCGTCGAACGCGTGGAGTGGCCCGAGGGCACAGGGCGCACGCTGTCGATCTATTTGAAGCCAACCGCCAAGGTGATGCTGTGCGAGCAGTGCGGCGCACGATGTCGCCAGGTCCATGAGACCACGGTGCGCCGGGTGCGAGATCTGCCGTTATTTGAGTACCGGGTTGTTCTTCATGTTCCACGCCGGCGCTTGTTGTGTGAGCAATGCGGTGGCCCGCGCCTGGAGCGGCTTACTTGGCTGGGTCGCTACCAGCGGGTGACGGATCGGCTTGCGGCGGCCTGCAGCCAATTGCTGCAATCGAGCAACGTGCAGGCGGTGGCGAGGTTCTTCGAGCTGGGTTGGCATACCGTCAAGACGCTGGACAAGGCCCGGCTCCGAGCGTCAGTGCGCGAACCGGATTGGTCCAGGATCGAGTATTTAGCGATGGACGAGTTCGCCCTGCATAAAGGGCATCGGTACGCGACGGTAGTCGTCGATCCGATCAGCAGGCAGGTGCTGTGGATCGGCCCAGGACGCTCACGCGAGACGGCTCGGGCGTTCTTCGAGCAATTGCCGCGTGGGGTCGCCCAACGCATCAAGGCCGTAGCCATCGACATGACTACGGCCTACGAGTTAGAAATCCAGGCCCACTGCCCACGGGCGGAGATCGTCTATGACTTGTTCCATGTCGTGGCCAAGTACGGACGAGAGGTCATTGATCGGGTGCGCGTGGATCAGGCCAACCAACTGCGCCAGGACCGTCCCGCGCGCCGGGTCATCAAATCGAGCCGCTGGCTGTTATTGCGCAACCGCGACAAGCTAGACCGGCAGCAGGCCGTCCGGCTCGACGAATTGCTGCAAGCCAACCAGCCGCTGCTGACGGTCTATGTCCTGAGGGACGAACTCAAGCGGCTCTGGTTCTACCGAAGACCTGCCTGGGCAAAACAAGCCTGGCACCACTGGTGCGAGCAGGCCGAGCAAAGCGGAATAGCCCCCTTGAACACCTTCGCTCAGCGTCTGAAAGGCTATCTGCATGGCATCCTGGCCAGATGCCGACATCGTCTAAACACCAGCATCGTTGAGGGCATTAACAACACTATCAAGGTCATTAAGCGGCGCGCCTACGGCTACCGAGACCAGGAATACTTCTTCCTCAAAATCCGCGCCGCCTTCCCCGGTAATGCTCAATGA
- a CDS encoding DUF1488 family protein, whose protein sequence is MSTFLHGGLGLGSDGESVRFNVHVDGRVWTCRIRRAALNRLSGIDAGGEALFDQFVDFEDEIVDLAAKAIAQGANVEPIEVGTQ, encoded by the coding sequence ATGAGTACCTTTTTGCACGGTGGCCTCGGCCTGGGGAGTGACGGCGAGTCCGTGCGTTTCAATGTGCATGTCGACGGCCGCGTCTGGACGTGCCGGATTCGTCGCGCGGCGCTCAATCGCCTGTCAGGCATCGATGCCGGGGGCGAAGCGCTATTCGATCAGTTCGTCGACTTCGAAGACGAAATCGTCGACCTCGCCGCCAAGGCGATTGCGCAGGGTGCGAACGTCGAACCAATCGAAGTCGGCACGCAGTGA
- a CDS encoding MBL fold metallo-hydrolase: protein MADRPEAQSSPPDGQHPSSAQPPSRRSPTSLRMAASLVVLRERPSGLEVLLLRRAVRAGDFSSDAYVFPGGVVDAADRQGHAVCIGLDDATASERLLLSEHGLDYYVAAVRECFEETGVLFAVDAGGRPIATSALDDMRAQRDALHDGKIDIASLCRASNVRLTPDRLHYLSHWVTPLALPKRFDTRFFLAMLPEGQSVEVDQIETAAHRWMRPHYALKHADQLRLLPPTRKLVQWLESMGTAVRAMATASSLAARREIPRIQPRLANGKRGRWPVTPDEPAWAELALTDPQEQGAGSYDIVPGNVVTLMPGVLRVTASNPGMMTGPGTNTYLIGGGPQNEWAVIDPGPEDPVHTETILRAAPGAIRQIFVTHTHRDHSPGARLLKAKTGAVTYGMQARHDEGQDTAFVPDIALADDDEVTLPDGRMLRAIHTPGHAANHLCYSLDDAKLVFTGDHVMQGSTVVINPPDGHMATYLASLEKLAALAPQWLAPGHGFVMDRPAQRIARLVAHRLAREASTLAALADVGPASIDILTPVVYADVPATRHGVARRSLRAHLDKLAEDGRAVVSADGVWRLRGETEAG, encoded by the coding sequence ATGGCAGATCGTCCCGAAGCGCAATCGTCTCCGCCCGACGGCCAGCATCCTTCTTCTGCCCAGCCGCCCTCACGGCGCTCGCCAACGTCCCTGCGAATGGCGGCGAGTCTCGTCGTACTACGCGAGCGTCCGAGCGGTCTGGAAGTGCTGCTGCTACGGCGCGCCGTCCGGGCTGGGGATTTCAGCTCCGACGCCTATGTCTTTCCCGGTGGTGTCGTCGATGCGGCCGATCGGCAAGGGCACGCAGTGTGCATCGGGCTGGACGACGCCACGGCGAGCGAACGTCTCCTACTGAGCGAGCATGGCCTCGACTACTACGTCGCGGCCGTACGCGAATGCTTCGAGGAAACGGGGGTGCTGTTCGCGGTCGATGCTGGGGGGCGACCCATCGCTACCTCTGCGCTCGACGACATGCGCGCGCAACGTGACGCGCTGCACGACGGCAAGATCGATATCGCGTCGTTGTGCCGTGCGTCCAACGTTCGGCTCACGCCCGACCGACTGCACTATCTAAGTCACTGGGTCACGCCGCTCGCGTTGCCGAAGCGTTTCGACACGCGCTTCTTCCTGGCGATGCTCCCCGAAGGCCAATCGGTCGAAGTCGATCAGATCGAGACGGCGGCACACCGTTGGATGCGTCCACACTATGCGTTGAAGCACGCGGACCAACTCCGTCTGTTACCGCCCACACGCAAACTGGTTCAGTGGCTCGAAAGTATGGGCACTGCCGTGCGGGCGATGGCGACGGCATCGTCGCTGGCCGCGAGGCGCGAAATCCCGCGTATTCAGCCCCGCCTCGCCAACGGCAAACGCGGCCGCTGGCCCGTCACGCCGGACGAACCTGCGTGGGCTGAACTCGCGCTCACCGACCCACAGGAGCAAGGCGCCGGCAGCTACGACATCGTGCCGGGAAACGTCGTGACGCTTATGCCTGGCGTGCTTCGCGTCACCGCGTCGAATCCCGGGATGATGACTGGCCCCGGCACCAACACGTATCTGATTGGCGGCGGGCCGCAGAACGAATGGGCGGTCATCGACCCCGGCCCCGAGGATCCCGTGCACACCGAGACGATCCTGCGTGCAGCGCCGGGTGCCATCCGACAGATTTTCGTCACGCATACGCATCGCGACCATTCGCCGGGTGCGCGGCTACTGAAGGCGAAGACCGGTGCTGTGACGTATGGCATGCAAGCGCGTCATGACGAAGGGCAGGACACGGCATTCGTGCCGGACATTGCCCTTGCCGACGATGATGAAGTGACACTGCCGGATGGGCGCATGCTGCGCGCCATTCATACGCCGGGGCATGCGGCGAATCATCTGTGCTATTCGCTTGACGACGCAAAGCTGGTCTTCACCGGCGATCACGTGATGCAAGGCTCGACGGTGGTCATCAACCCGCCGGATGGACACATGGCGACCTATCTGGCATCGCTGGAAAAGCTGGCGGCGTTAGCGCCGCAGTGGCTCGCGCCGGGGCATGGCTTCGTGATGGATCGTCCGGCGCAGCGCATCGCGCGGCTGGTGGCACATCGGCTTGCGCGCGAAGCGAGCACGCTGGCGGCGCTCGCGGACGTCGGTCCGGCGAGCATCGACATACTCACACCGGTGGTCTATGCGGACGTGCCAGCGACGCGGCACGGTGTCGCGCGACGGTCGCTGCGCGCGCACCTCGATAAGCTCGCGGAGGACGGCCGTGCGGTCGTCTCGGCGGACGGGGTATGGCGTTTGCGTGGCGAGACCGAGGCTGGCTAA
- a CDS encoding alpha/beta fold hydrolase: protein MLIVYLLACLVIAFAAVVLVLMRFTRRVAQRAEAAVPPDGQFLDIDGERLHYVDFGHGPAIVFIHGLCGQLRNFAYLPLAALARTHRVVLVDRPGAGYSTRGPQHDAAIAWQANVVAQLIDTLALDRPLVVGHSLGGAVSLALALDHPQRVGALALIAPLTQPVSDVPAPFRGLAIRSAWWRRWVGRTLAVPIGMMTGRTTLAYVFGPENAPEDFLIRGGGVLGYRPGNFEAGSVDILAAERDMPGLAARYDELTVPVDILYGRSDRVLDYRQHGETLPVASPRAQLTLVDGGHMLPVTQPELTAQWLSEVAARMPSAHNYRPRHDVTRVSTHAANDAA, encoded by the coding sequence ATGCTCATCGTCTACTTGCTCGCCTGCCTCGTCATCGCCTTCGCCGCTGTGGTGCTCGTGCTAATGCGTTTCACACGTCGCGTCGCCCAACGCGCCGAAGCGGCCGTGCCGCCGGATGGGCAGTTTCTCGACATCGACGGCGAGCGCCTGCATTACGTCGATTTCGGGCACGGCCCCGCCATCGTGTTCATTCACGGGCTCTGCGGGCAGTTGCGCAACTTCGCTTATTTGCCGCTGGCCGCGCTGGCGCGCACGCATCGCGTGGTGCTCGTCGACCGGCCCGGCGCCGGCTACTCCACACGTGGACCGCAACACGACGCCGCCATCGCGTGGCAAGCGAACGTCGTCGCGCAGCTGATCGACACGCTCGCGCTGGATCGACCACTGGTGGTCGGCCATTCGCTGGGCGGAGCGGTATCGCTGGCGCTCGCGCTCGACCATCCGCAACGCGTGGGCGCGCTCGCATTGATCGCGCCGCTGACGCAGCCAGTGTCCGACGTGCCTGCGCCCTTCCGTGGCCTCGCCATTCGCAGTGCGTGGTGGCGCCGCTGGGTCGGACGCACGCTCGCCGTCCCCATCGGCATGATGACGGGGCGCACGACGCTCGCGTATGTCTTCGGCCCTGAAAACGCGCCCGAAGACTTTCTCATTCGCGGCGGCGGCGTGCTGGGCTATCGTCCCGGCAATTTCGAAGCAGGCAGCGTCGACATCCTCGCGGCGGAGCGGGACATGCCCGGGCTGGCCGCGAGATACGACGAGTTGACGGTGCCCGTCGATATTCTTTACGGTCGCAGCGACCGCGTTCTCGACTACCGCCAGCACGGCGAGACCCTGCCGGTGGCGAGCCCACGTGCGCAACTGACGCTCGTCGACGGCGGCCACATGCTCCCTGTCACGCAGCCCGAGCTGACCGCCCAGTGGCTGAGCGAGGTCGCGGCGCGCATGCCGTCTGCACACAACTATCGCCCCCGCCACGATGTGACGAGGGTGTCGACGCACGCCGCGAACGACGCCGCCTGA
- a CDS encoding SDR family NAD(P)-dependent oxidoreductase, with amino-acid sequence MKTFTDKVAAITGAGSGMGRSLALELARRGAHLALSDIDEASLTHTAIACRALGARVTSQRLDVADRDAVFAWARDTAAAHGKVNLVFNNAGVSLSVPVATARFEDVEWLMNINFWGVVHGTQAFLPYLTASGDGHIVNTSSLFGIIAMPTQSAYNASKFAVRGFTEALRMELELAGAPVSCTCVHPGGVATNIVTASRIDDSIAAFTGIDAQTHRRRANKLIDVTSADAAARQILAGVQRNARRVLVGADARRVDKLARLLGASYQAMVVWFYRRSAMSGKRSADAASARTAATESSTH; translated from the coding sequence ATGAAGACGTTCACGGACAAGGTGGCGGCCATCACGGGAGCAGGATCGGGCATGGGACGCTCGCTCGCCTTGGAACTGGCGCGCCGGGGTGCGCATCTCGCGTTATCCGACATCGACGAGGCCAGCCTCACGCACACCGCCATCGCCTGTCGTGCGCTCGGCGCGCGCGTGACGTCGCAACGGCTCGACGTCGCCGATCGCGACGCCGTCTTTGCGTGGGCACGCGACACCGCCGCCGCACACGGCAAGGTCAACCTCGTCTTCAATAACGCAGGCGTGTCGTTGTCCGTGCCGGTCGCGACCGCGCGTTTTGAGGACGTCGAGTGGCTGATGAACATCAACTTCTGGGGCGTGGTGCATGGCACACAGGCGTTTCTCCCCTACCTCACCGCGTCCGGCGACGGTCACATCGTCAACACATCGAGTCTCTTCGGCATCATCGCCATGCCGACGCAATCGGCCTACAACGCCAGCAAGTTCGCCGTGCGCGGCTTCACCGAAGCGCTGCGTATGGAGCTGGAACTGGCGGGCGCCCCCGTGTCATGCACGTGCGTGCATCCGGGGGGCGTGGCCACCAATATCGTGACGGCGTCGCGCATCGACGACAGCATTGCCGCGTTCACCGGCATCGACGCGCAAACGCATCGCCGCCGCGCCAACAAGCTGATCGACGTGACGAGTGCCGACGCGGCGGCGCGTCAGATACTCGCCGGGGTCCAGCGCAATGCGCGACGCGTACTCGTAGGCGCCGACGCACGCCGCGTCGACAAGCTTGCGCGCCTGCTCGGCGCAAGTTACCAGGCGATGGTCGTCTGGTTCTACCGGCGCTCGGCCATGTCGGGCAAACGGTCCGCGGACGCTGCAAGCGCGCGAACCGCTGCGACCGAATCATCCACACACTGA
- a CDS encoding TetR/AcrR family transcriptional regulator gives MSNSEMEQGLESKDAAPMAREGGRRYGGVAQAQREQARRTALIDAATEVFGTVGFRRATVRSVCGLAKLNDRYFYAAFDNMEDLLRATYAHHAQTLLERLQAAIADSAPTLDARLDAGLNAFFAFLREPHAARVLLLEVMGVSPETDLTYQRYIFEFAKLILAMAETPPPTGDDAQAQVRIVGLALVGAMTNAGTAWVLMGYQDTQACMVASCRRVLRGALM, from the coding sequence ATGTCAAATAGCGAAATGGAACAAGGACTCGAATCGAAGGATGCCGCACCGATGGCCCGGGAAGGCGGGCGGCGCTATGGGGGCGTAGCGCAGGCGCAGCGGGAACAGGCGCGCCGCACCGCGCTGATCGATGCTGCCACCGAGGTGTTCGGCACGGTCGGCTTTCGCCGCGCCACCGTGCGCTCCGTGTGCGGTCTGGCCAAGCTCAACGACCGGTACTTTTACGCGGCGTTCGACAACATGGAGGATCTGCTACGGGCGACGTACGCGCATCATGCGCAGACGCTGCTCGAACGGTTGCAGGCGGCCATCGCCGACAGTGCGCCAACGCTCGACGCGCGGCTCGACGCTGGCCTGAACGCCTTCTTCGCGTTCCTGCGTGAGCCACATGCGGCCCGCGTGCTGCTGCTTGAGGTGATGGGGGTGAGTCCGGAGACAGATCTGACGTATCAGCGCTACATCTTCGAATTCGCGAAGCTGATCCTCGCCATGGCCGAGACGCCGCCGCCGACCGGTGACGATGCACAGGCACAGGTCCGGATCGTCGGGCTGGCGCTGGTGGGTGCAATGACCAACGCAGGAACGGCGTGGGTCCTCATGGGCTATCAGGACACGCAGGCGTGCATGGTGGCGAGCTGTCGTCGCGTGCTGCGAGGCGCGCTGATGTGA
- the purT gene encoding formate-dependent phosphoribosylglycinamide formyltransferase: protein MTTIGTPLSPSATKVMLLGAGELGREVLIALQRLGVETIAVDRYENAPGQQVAHHSRTIAMTDPEQLKALIEAEKPDLVVPEIEAIATPMLEALEADGVVRVIPTARAARLTMDREGIRRLAAETLGLPTSPYRFCDSLEELQAAIDGGIGYPCIVKPVMSSSGKGQSKIDSAADVKAAWDYAMAGGRVSHGRIIVEGFIDFDYEITLLTVRARGADEQVETHFCAPIGHKQVSGDYVESWQPHPMSSVALERARLIARDVTNNLGGQGIFGVELFVKGDDVWFSEVSPRPHDTGMVTMITQWQNEFELHARAILGLPVNTTLKTPGASAVIYGGVDAKGIVFDGVDRALQVPQTDIRLFGKPESFVKRRMGVALAYDENLDVARSNAVEAASRVKPRAV from the coding sequence ATGACCACTATCGGAACCCCGCTGTCGCCGAGCGCGACGAAGGTCATGTTGTTGGGCGCTGGCGAACTCGGCCGTGAAGTGCTGATCGCCTTGCAGCGTCTCGGTGTCGAGACGATTGCCGTCGATCGCTACGAGAACGCCCCCGGTCAGCAGGTGGCGCATCATTCGCGCACCATCGCGATGACCGATCCCGAACAGCTCAAAGCCCTGATCGAAGCCGAGAAGCCCGATCTCGTCGTTCCGGAAATCGAAGCCATCGCCACGCCAATGCTCGAAGCGCTGGAAGCCGACGGCGTGGTGCGCGTCATTCCGACGGCGCGCGCGGCGCGTCTGACGATGGATCGCGAGGGCATTCGTCGTCTGGCCGCCGAAACGCTGGGCCTGCCTACGAGCCCATATCGGTTCTGCGATTCGCTGGAAGAACTGCAGGCCGCCATCGATGGTGGCATCGGCTATCCGTGCATCGTCAAGCCGGTGATGAGCAGTTCCGGCAAGGGGCAGAGCAAGATCGACAGCGCGGCCGACGTGAAAGCCGCCTGGGACTACGCCATGGCAGGCGGACGCGTGAGCCATGGCCGCATCATCGTCGAAGGCTTCATCGACTTCGATTACGAGATCACGCTGCTGACCGTGCGTGCACGGGGCGCCGATGAGCAGGTCGAGACGCACTTCTGCGCACCGATCGGCCATAAGCAGGTGAGTGGCGATTACGTAGAGAGCTGGCAGCCGCATCCGATGTCGTCCGTCGCACTTGAGCGTGCGCGTCTCATTGCACGTGACGTGACAAACAACCTGGGCGGGCAGGGCATCTTCGGTGTCGAGTTGTTCGTGAAGGGCGACGACGTGTGGTTCAGCGAAGTCAGTCCGCGTCCACACGACACAGGCATGGTGACGATGATCACCCAGTGGCAGAACGAGTTCGAACTGCATGCGCGGGCGATCCTCGGTCTGCCGGTGAACACCACGCTGAAGACGCCGGGCGCGAGTGCCGTGATCTATGGCGGCGTGGACGCCAAGGGCATCGTGTTCGACGGCGTCGATCGGGCCTTGCAGGTGCCGCAGACGGACATTCGTCTGTTCGGCAAGCCGGAGAGCTTCGTGAAGCGTCGGATGGGGGTGGCGCTGGCGTACGACGAGAATCTGGACGTCGCGCGCAGCAATGCAGTGGAAGCAGCGAGTCGGGTGAAACCGCGCGCTGTCTGA
- a CDS encoding cold-shock protein, which produces MATGTVKWFNDAKGFGFITPDEGGEDLFAHFSEIQAKGFKSLQENQKVSFEVKNGPKGRQASNIQPI; this is translated from the coding sequence ATGGCAACTGGTACCGTCAAGTGGTTCAACGACGCCAAGGGTTTTGGTTTTATTACGCCGGACGAAGGCGGTGAAGATCTCTTCGCTCACTTCTCGGAAATCCAAGCGAAGGGCTTCAAGTCGCTGCAAGAAAACCAGAAGGTCAGCTTCGAAGTGAAGAACGGACCGAAGGGCCGTCAAGCCAGCAACATCCAGCCCATCTAA
- a CDS encoding GGDEF domain-containing protein produces the protein MATNQAPTLDALQSLLATVQRNERSLKRFQDIELALMGAPDFGQFLEVVLNRLRHDFDLSGVRLMLAEVDDTLRDLIDTAEGIRALDDGLCIAQDPGTFAAVCGDGQLWIGAPRERHAALFGPRAPASAVVMPLARNGRYIGVIALGSRDARRFAPDMATDFLERFGAVVAVCLENMWNRERLKRIGLTDPLTGLSNRRYFDQRLREEVVRGARYGAPLACLLIDIDHFKRVNDSHGHATGDRALRAASVCMRAQLRVTDTLARYGGEEFAALLVQTEQNWAGTVAERVRRAVARLEVPDDDGILVPLTISIGLASVDPRDIADPESLPMRLLSAADAALYAAKRSGRDRVVVAPTASLR, from the coding sequence GTGGCAACCAATCAGGCACCGACGCTCGACGCTTTGCAATCGCTGCTGGCAACCGTCCAGCGCAACGAGCGCTCGCTAAAACGTTTTCAGGACATCGAGCTGGCGCTCATGGGCGCGCCGGACTTCGGACAATTCCTGGAGGTGGTGCTCAATCGTCTGCGCCACGACTTCGACCTGTCGGGGGTGCGTCTGATGCTGGCCGAGGTCGACGATACCCTTCGCGATCTCATCGACACGGCCGAAGGCATCCGCGCGCTCGATGACGGTCTGTGCATCGCGCAGGACCCCGGGACGTTTGCCGCTGTGTGCGGCGACGGTCAGCTCTGGATCGGCGCACCGCGCGAGCGTCACGCGGCGCTGTTCGGGCCGCGCGCACCGGCGAGTGCCGTCGTCATGCCGTTGGCGCGCAACGGACGTTACATCGGTGTGATTGCACTGGGCAGTCGCGACGCACGCCGCTTTGCCCCCGACATGGCCACCGACTTCCTCGAACGGTTCGGCGCAGTCGTCGCCGTGTGTCTCGAGAACATGTGGAATCGCGAGCGCCTCAAGCGTATCGGTCTGACGGACCCGCTCACGGGTTTGTCGAACCGTCGCTACTTCGATCAGCGTCTGCGAGAGGAGGTCGTTCGGGGGGCGCGCTATGGCGCACCGCTCGCGTGCCTGCTCATCGACATCGACCATTTCAAGCGTGTCAACGACAGCCACGGTCATGCGACCGGCGATCGCGCGTTGCGTGCCGCAAGTGTCTGCATGCGTGCGCAATTGCGGGTGACGGATACCCTCGCGCGATACGGCGGGGAAGAATTCGCCGCACTCCTGGTACAGACCGAGCAGAACTGGGCGGGGACGGTGGCCGAGCGGGTGCGTCGTGCGGTGGCGCGGCTGGAAGTGCCCGACGACGACGGGATTCTCGTGCCGCTTACCATTTCGATTGGATTGGCCAGCGTCGATCCGCGCGACATCGCCGATCCGGAATCGCTGCCCATGCGCCTGCTGAGCGCTGCGGACGCCGCGCTCTACGCCGCGAAGCGCTCGGGACGCGACCGCGTGGTCGTCGCCCCGACGGCGAGCCTTCGTTAG